In the genome of Myxococcus stipitatus, one region contains:
- a CDS encoding BlaI/MecI/CopY family transcriptional regulator, whose product MARQSELDAPRPLTPVELELMHIVWKQGEVSVADVLAALPPERELAYTSVSTVLRILEQKGVLVSRKQGRGHLYSATLPRETYEAQSLRHLMDTVFDGTPSALVARLVEAVPLAPDEVEQIRKLLKGKAGKP is encoded by the coding sequence ATGGCCAGACAATCCGAGCTCGACGCACCCCGGCCGCTCACGCCGGTGGAGCTCGAGCTGATGCACATCGTGTGGAAGCAGGGCGAGGTGAGCGTGGCGGATGTCCTGGCCGCGCTGCCGCCGGAGCGGGAGCTGGCCTACACGTCCGTCTCCACGGTGCTGCGCATCCTGGAGCAGAAGGGCGTGCTGGTGAGCCGCAAGCAGGGGCGCGGACACCTGTACTCGGCCACGCTGCCGCGCGAGACGTATGAGGCGCAGAGCCTGCGCCACTTGATGGACACCGTGTTCGACGGGACGCCCTCCGCGCTGGTGGCGCGGCTGGTGGAGGCGGTGCCGCTGGCTCCGGACGAGGTGGAGCAGATCCGCAAGCTGCTCAAGGGCAAGGCGGGCAAGCCGTGA
- a CDS encoding bifunctional 3-(3-hydroxy-phenyl)propionate/3-hydroxycinnamic acid hydroxylase gives MVCDKLQADMEVDVIISGCGPVGALTSNLLGGMGMRTLVLEQDTAPHGQPRAFSCDDEGLRIYQSTGLVEQIQKDMRQTHFAEYVGETGRRFAEVHTSATDFGFGYTPLWFFHQPLVEGVLRDGLNRFPHVRLQLGACVEGVMQDATGVMVRYRLKETGATVTVRGRYLLACDGARSSVRKVMGIKMSGRAYGEPWLAVSGIVEGGAPELCRFVCDPNRPAFVATGAAGQFRWEFMLMPGETREEMERPETIKRLLSPYIDPERVNVQRAQVYTFHCLNAAKWRDGNVFLLGDAAHTMPPFMGQGLVSGMRDASNLAWKIQRVVKGLAHDSLLDTYEQERRPHVEAVQKLCVNFGHLFLARNRYVAMARDWMMRTVQKIPRVRRFIQGFEFKQPPAHQSGYYLGGGPKDSKSAQGSYFIQPKVRLASGKEVLLDEAMGNDFAVLCRAGAPAAEVAAAQGLAESLGGRLLAVRAAGEDAGQVPAVEDITGKLGAWFSRHDSDVVVLRPDRFVFGAVKAEQLPELRDALGV, from the coding sequence ATGGTTTGTGACAAGCTGCAGGCCGACATGGAGGTTGATGTCATCATCAGCGGCTGCGGTCCCGTGGGCGCTCTGACAAGCAATCTGTTGGGCGGCATGGGAATGCGGACGCTGGTGCTGGAGCAGGACACGGCGCCGCATGGTCAGCCGCGAGCCTTCTCGTGTGATGACGAGGGGCTGCGCATCTACCAGTCGACGGGGCTGGTGGAGCAGATTCAGAAGGACATGCGCCAGACGCACTTCGCCGAGTATGTGGGCGAGACGGGGCGGCGTTTCGCGGAGGTGCACACCAGCGCGACGGACTTCGGCTTCGGGTATACGCCGCTGTGGTTCTTCCACCAGCCGTTGGTGGAGGGGGTGTTGCGCGACGGGCTGAACCGATTCCCGCACGTGCGGCTCCAGCTGGGGGCGTGCGTGGAAGGGGTGATGCAGGACGCCACCGGGGTGATGGTGCGCTACCGCCTGAAGGAGACGGGGGCCACCGTCACGGTGCGCGGCCGCTACCTGCTGGCGTGTGATGGCGCGCGCAGCTCGGTGCGCAAGGTGATGGGCATCAAGATGTCGGGCCGGGCCTACGGGGAGCCGTGGCTGGCGGTGTCGGGCATTGTGGAGGGAGGGGCGCCGGAGCTGTGCCGCTTCGTGTGCGACCCGAACCGCCCCGCCTTCGTGGCGACGGGCGCGGCGGGGCAGTTCCGCTGGGAGTTCATGCTGATGCCCGGCGAGACGCGCGAGGAGATGGAGCGGCCGGAGACCATCAAGCGGCTCCTGTCGCCCTACATCGACCCCGAGCGCGTGAATGTCCAGCGCGCGCAGGTCTACACGTTCCACTGCCTCAACGCGGCGAAGTGGCGGGACGGCAATGTCTTCCTCTTGGGGGACGCGGCGCACACCATGCCGCCCTTCATGGGCCAGGGGCTGGTGTCCGGCATGCGCGACGCCTCCAACCTCGCGTGGAAGATTCAGCGGGTGGTGAAGGGGCTGGCGCACGACTCGCTGCTGGACACCTACGAGCAGGAGCGGCGTCCCCACGTGGAGGCGGTGCAGAAGCTGTGCGTCAACTTCGGCCACCTCTTCCTCGCGCGCAACCGCTACGTGGCCATGGCGCGGGACTGGATGATGCGCACGGTGCAGAAGATTCCGCGCGTGCGCCGCTTCATCCAGGGCTTCGAGTTCAAGCAGCCCCCCGCGCACCAGAGCGGCTATTACCTGGGGGGTGGGCCCAAGGACTCCAAGTCGGCGCAGGGCTCCTACTTCATCCAGCCCAAGGTGCGGCTGGCGTCCGGGAAAGAGGTGCTGCTGGACGAGGCCATGGGCAATGACTTCGCGGTGTTGTGCCGGGCGGGTGCTCCCGCGGCGGAGGTGGCCGCGGCGCAGGGGCTGGCGGAGTCGCTGGGCGGCCGGCTGCTCGCGGTCCGCGCCGCGGGCGAGGATGCGGGCCAGGTCCCCGCGGTGGAGGACATCACCGGGAAGCTGGGGGCGTGGTTCTCGCGGCACGACTCCGATGTGGTGGTGCTGCGGCCGGACCGCTTCGTGTTCGGCGCGGTGAAGGCGGAGCAGTTGCCGGAGCTGCGCGACGCGCTGGGGGTGTGA
- a CDS encoding BTAD domain-containing putative transcriptional regulator, with the protein MAEALAEGSQVFHLELLGEARLRHDGVALPLERRTAAVLTWLALEGPHPKYRLAGLLWAESSEVTARNNMRQLLRRLRLATGAELVQGGDVLSLAEGVSIDAAELQAHVLAGRHARALELDGVLLAALEFDDCPEFQAWLENARERLDKLRRRAASAESEARERAGDLSGALVLAEKLLELDPYSEDAWRRLMRLHYVAGDRMAALNAFERCRRLLREELATQPLPQTVALAREIERGPPTPAVPRVPAAKLPLSVLRPPVLVGREREWAKMEEAWAAGMTIFLSGEPGVGKTRLAHDFAASRGQYLVLESRPGEAHVAYATHVRLLRQILARRPDPKVEPWVRREMARLMPDMAGPEGLPPPMVDEHDRSRFLEAHCQLVYQLCSGLDAIVADDLQNMDAATAEFALLMLSRRHDAPMEGVFPRFIDTYRTGDLSAFAASCVQRLVDAGLAVVIEVEPLESTAVGALLGSLELAGAEELTPHVVRYTGGNPLFIMEALRHLLENGGLERGWPEHVHPSGRGRDLIQQRLDRLSPHALQVARLVALARTAFALELASEVLEMSPMALATHMAELEAAHVLRGEHFTHELLFEVVRETIPPSLVPLLHRRLASALEQRKAAPVVVAQHWMEGKEPERAAPFFVAAANAEASAFRHMEAALLYFRAASALEEAGSFEEAARVRARARHIPSA; encoded by the coding sequence ATGGCAGAAGCGCTCGCGGAAGGGTCGCAAGTATTTCATCTCGAGCTGCTCGGCGAGGCACGCCTGCGGCATGACGGGGTGGCCCTGCCATTGGAGCGTCGCACCGCGGCGGTGCTCACATGGCTGGCATTGGAAGGCCCCCATCCCAAGTACCGCCTGGCCGGCTTGTTATGGGCCGAGTCCAGCGAGGTCACCGCTCGAAACAACATGCGCCAGCTCTTGCGCCGGCTGCGTCTGGCCACGGGCGCGGAGCTGGTGCAGGGCGGTGATGTGCTCTCCCTGGCGGAAGGTGTCTCCATTGACGCCGCGGAGCTCCAGGCCCACGTCCTGGCGGGTCGACACGCACGTGCCCTGGAGCTGGATGGCGTTCTGCTCGCCGCCTTGGAATTTGATGATTGCCCAGAGTTTCAAGCGTGGCTGGAAAACGCGAGGGAGCGGCTGGACAAGCTGCGTCGCCGCGCCGCGTCCGCGGAGTCGGAGGCGCGGGAGCGTGCGGGAGACCTGTCGGGCGCGCTGGTGCTCGCCGAGAAGCTGCTGGAGCTGGACCCGTATTCGGAGGACGCGTGGCGTCGGCTGATGCGGTTGCACTACGTGGCGGGTGACCGCATGGCCGCGCTCAACGCCTTCGAGCGCTGTCGCCGCCTGCTGCGCGAGGAGCTGGCCACGCAGCCCCTGCCGCAGACGGTGGCGCTGGCGCGCGAAATCGAGCGCGGCCCGCCCACGCCCGCGGTGCCGCGCGTGCCCGCGGCGAAGCTGCCCTTGTCCGTGCTGCGCCCGCCGGTGCTGGTGGGCCGCGAGCGCGAGTGGGCGAAGATGGAGGAGGCCTGGGCCGCGGGGATGACCATCTTCCTCAGCGGCGAGCCCGGGGTGGGCAAGACGCGCCTGGCGCATGACTTCGCCGCGTCGCGAGGCCAGTACCTCGTCCTGGAGTCGCGGCCCGGCGAGGCCCACGTCGCCTACGCCACGCACGTGCGCCTGCTGCGGCAAATCCTGGCGCGGCGCCCGGACCCCAAGGTGGAGCCGTGGGTGCGCCGGGAGATGGCGCGGCTGATGCCGGACATGGCGGGCCCGGAGGGACTGCCTCCGCCCATGGTGGATGAGCATGACCGCAGCCGCTTCCTGGAGGCGCACTGCCAGCTCGTCTACCAGCTCTGCTCGGGCCTGGACGCCATCGTCGCGGATGACCTGCAGAACATGGACGCGGCCACCGCGGAGTTCGCCCTGCTGATGCTGTCGCGCCGGCACGACGCGCCCATGGAGGGCGTCTTCCCGCGCTTCATCGACACGTATCGCACGGGGGACCTGTCGGCCTTCGCCGCGTCGTGCGTGCAGCGGCTCGTGGACGCGGGGCTCGCCGTCGTCATCGAGGTGGAGCCGCTGGAGAGCACCGCCGTGGGCGCGCTGCTGGGGAGCCTGGAGCTCGCGGGCGCGGAGGAGCTGACGCCGCACGTGGTGCGCTACACGGGCGGCAATCCCCTGTTCATCATGGAGGCCCTGCGCCACCTGCTGGAGAACGGCGGCCTGGAGCGCGGCTGGCCCGAGCACGTCCACCCCTCCGGGCGGGGCCGCGACTTGATTCAGCAGCGGTTGGATAGGCTGTCGCCCCATGCGCTTCAAGTCGCCCGGCTGGTGGCGCTCGCGCGCACGGCCTTCGCGCTGGAGCTGGCGAGCGAGGTGCTGGAGATGTCTCCCATGGCGCTCGCCACGCACATGGCGGAGCTGGAGGCCGCGCACGTGCTGCGCGGCGAGCACTTCACGCACGAGCTGCTCTTCGAGGTGGTGCGCGAGACGATTCCGCCCTCGCTCGTCCCGCTGCTGCACCGCCGGCTGGCCAGCGCGCTGGAGCAGCGCAAGGCCGCGCCCGTCGTCGTCGCGCAGCACTGGATGGAGGGCAAGGAGCCGGAGCGCGCCGCGCCCTTCTTCGTCGCCGCGGCCAACGCGGAGGCCTCCGCCTTCCGCCACATGGAGGCCGCCCTGCTCTACTTCCGCGCCGCCAGCGCCCTGGAGGAAGCGGGCTCCTTCGAGGAGGCCGCGCGCGTCAGGGCCCGCGCCCGGCACATCCCCAGCGCGTGA
- a CDS encoding LysR family transcriptional regulator codes for MAFTPLNALNAFLEVARRRSFAAAAKELGVSTSALSQSVRQLEARLGVTLLTRTTRSVALTEPGRRLMEGAGPAVDQALAALKVAAVEPGEVTGQVKLTVPFISLSHVVTPVLARYLARYPRVEVELRVEDHMVDIVAEGLDAGIRLSESLERDMVQVRLSEGFRFVVVGSPDYFKRRGVPQTPRDLLNHDCLCIRSGTTGSLYQWELERGSKSWRVPVRGPLVTSNQTAMVELAEAGAGLMYAFEPDVAARVKQGSLRVVLESYAALGDGLFLYFPSRSRVSPAFRAFVDVAREMAAERSGGPSGRGTRGRQA; via the coding sequence ATGGCCTTCACTCCCCTCAATGCCCTGAATGCGTTCCTCGAGGTGGCCCGCCGGCGGAGCTTCGCCGCGGCGGCCAAGGAGCTGGGCGTCTCCACGTCCGCGCTGAGCCAGTCCGTGCGCCAGCTGGAGGCGCGGCTGGGCGTGACGCTGCTGACGCGGACGACGCGCAGCGTGGCGCTCACCGAGCCGGGACGCCGGCTGATGGAGGGCGCGGGTCCGGCGGTCGACCAGGCGCTCGCGGCGCTGAAGGTGGCGGCGGTGGAGCCCGGCGAGGTGACGGGCCAGGTGAAGCTCACCGTGCCGTTCATCTCGCTGTCCCATGTCGTCACGCCGGTGCTCGCGCGCTACCTCGCCCGGTACCCCCGCGTGGAGGTGGAGCTGCGCGTGGAGGACCACATGGTGGACATCGTCGCGGAGGGGCTGGACGCGGGCATCCGCCTCTCCGAGTCGCTGGAGCGCGACATGGTGCAGGTGCGCCTGTCGGAGGGCTTCCGCTTCGTGGTGGTGGGCTCGCCCGATTACTTCAAGCGCCGGGGCGTGCCGCAGACGCCCAGGGATTTGCTGAACCACGACTGCCTCTGCATCCGCTCGGGCACCACCGGCTCGCTCTACCAGTGGGAGCTGGAGCGCGGCTCGAAGAGCTGGCGCGTCCCGGTGCGAGGGCCGCTCGTCACCAGCAACCAGACGGCCATGGTGGAGCTGGCGGAGGCGGGCGCCGGGTTGATGTATGCCTTCGAGCCGGACGTGGCCGCGCGCGTGAAGCAGGGCTCGCTGCGCGTGGTGCTGGAGTCCTATGCCGCGCTCGGCGATGGCCTCTTCCTCTACTTCCCCAGCCGCTCGCGCGTGTCGCCCGCGTTCCGGGCCTTCGTGGACGTGGCTCGGGAGATGGCGGCCGAGCGGAGCGGGGGGCCTTCGGGCCGGGGGACGCGCGGCCGGCAGGCGTGA
- a CDS encoding NAD(P)-dependent alcohol dehydrogenase has protein sequence MIPARGYAAPDARSPLAPFQFERREPGPNDVQLDVLFCGICHSDLHQARDEWGGSIFPMVPGHEIVGRVTRVGAQVSRFKVGDTVGVGCMVDSCRTCPSCKDGLEQYCDQTAVYTYNAREKDTRRPTFGGYSNVLVVDQDFVLRVPDNLDPAKAAPLLCAGVTTFSPMKHWNVRAGQRVGVVGLGGLGHMAVKFARALDTHVTVFSSTDKKTQDALRLGAHEVVVSSNEAAMKAHENTLDFIIDTVSAKHDLNAYLRLLRRDGHLVLVGAPEKPLDVAAFSLIPKRRSFSGSNIGGIRETQEMLDFCGKHEVTSDVEVIPIQQVNEAYTRLLNGDVKYRFVIDMKSLK, from the coding sequence ATGATTCCCGCCCGTGGCTACGCCGCCCCTGATGCACGCTCCCCGCTCGCCCCCTTCCAGTTCGAGCGCCGCGAGCCCGGCCCCAACGACGTCCAGCTCGACGTCCTCTTCTGCGGCATCTGCCACTCCGACCTCCACCAGGCCCGCGACGAGTGGGGGGGCTCCATCTTCCCCATGGTCCCCGGCCACGAAATCGTCGGCCGCGTGACGCGCGTGGGCGCCCAGGTGAGCCGCTTCAAGGTGGGCGACACGGTGGGCGTCGGCTGCATGGTCGACTCCTGCCGCACCTGCCCCTCCTGCAAGGACGGCCTGGAGCAGTACTGCGACCAGACCGCCGTCTACACGTACAACGCCCGTGAGAAGGACACCCGGCGCCCCACCTTCGGCGGCTACTCCAACGTGCTCGTCGTGGACCAGGACTTCGTCCTGCGCGTGCCGGACAACCTGGACCCCGCGAAGGCCGCGCCGCTCCTGTGCGCGGGCGTCACCACCTTCTCCCCCATGAAGCACTGGAACGTGCGCGCCGGCCAGCGCGTGGGCGTCGTCGGCCTGGGCGGCCTGGGCCACATGGCCGTCAAGTTCGCGCGCGCCCTGGACACGCACGTCACCGTCTTCAGCAGCACGGACAAGAAGACGCAGGACGCCCTGCGCCTGGGCGCCCACGAGGTCGTCGTCTCCTCCAACGAGGCGGCGATGAAGGCCCACGAGAACACGCTCGACTTCATCATCGACACCGTCTCCGCGAAGCACGACCTCAACGCGTACCTGCGCCTGCTGCGCCGCGACGGCCACCTGGTCCTCGTGGGCGCGCCGGAGAAGCCGCTCGACGTCGCCGCCTTCTCCCTCATCCCCAAGCGCCGCAGCTTCTCCGGCTCCAACATCGGCGGCATCCGCGAGACGCAGGAGATGCTCGACTTCTGCGGCAAGCACGAGGTGACGTCCGACGTGGAGGTGATTCCCATCCAGCAGGTGAACGAGGCCTACACCCGCCTCCTCAACGGCGACGTGAAGTACCGCTTCGTCATCGACATGAAGAGCTTGAAGTAA
- a CDS encoding FruA-associating protein, FapA: protein MTTTLEHTGYNKLTVLYPEEHELMSPGQSLKNPHDAAKLRLQASLWLSRAQRELHDAILMRDGSEDSLDRYASARAELDSAEAWALRVAKALIQRG, encoded by the coding sequence ATGACTACGACACTTGAACATACCGGTTACAACAAGTTGACGGTGCTGTATCCGGAGGAACACGAGTTGATGTCGCCCGGACAGTCGCTGAAGAACCCACACGACGCGGCCAAATTGCGGCTCCAGGCGAGCCTGTGGCTCAGCCGGGCCCAGCGCGAGCTGCACGACGCCATCCTCATGCGCGACGGCTCCGAGGACAGCCTGGACCGCTACGCGAGCGCCCGCGCGGAGCTGGACTCCGCCGAGGCCTGGGCGCTGCGCGTGGCGAAGGCGCTCATCCAGCGCGGCTGA
- a CDS encoding acyltransferase, whose protein sequence is MSAHSARPGAALVHAPRLHGHLPVLDGVRGLAVLLVVFFHTTHLSDQSVLGRATWWLAGAGWTGVDLFFVLSGFLITGILWEAKGQAYYFRNFYARRLLRIFPLYYATLAVSFLVLPHLAGRLGLDERITTDGAVWYLLYLSNFYQLWVDTTHPILGVVWSLAIEEQFYIVWPFLIAAVSYKGAIRLCLGTIALAVLVRVGLTLAGASEESTYVVTLCRVDSLALGALLSLVMRHPEGLGLSAFPWMRWAPLLALPIVVAAIALPVGPAFKTVVRTGGYTAVGILYTVLVYRVVTARPGSLLNRVFSSRMLLLYGKYSYAIYLVHSPLDAILRRTVLKTPFPHVAGSDFPVQLLFYAVSLSLSLGLALVSWNVFEKHFLKLKDLFPYSPPAVTSAPAAGVPGGADGAASPAEAPPISRAG, encoded by the coding sequence ATGTCTGCCCATTCCGCTCGGCCTGGTGCCGCGCTGGTGCACGCTCCCCGTCTGCATGGGCATCTCCCCGTGCTCGACGGAGTCCGGGGACTCGCTGTCCTCCTGGTCGTCTTCTTCCACACCACGCACTTGAGCGACCAGAGCGTGCTGGGGCGTGCGACGTGGTGGCTGGCGGGCGCGGGATGGACGGGCGTGGACCTGTTCTTCGTCCTCTCCGGCTTCCTCATCACCGGCATCCTGTGGGAGGCAAAAGGGCAGGCGTATTACTTCCGCAACTTCTATGCGCGACGCCTCCTGCGCATCTTCCCGCTGTACTACGCGACGCTGGCCGTCTCGTTCCTGGTGCTGCCGCACCTGGCGGGGCGGCTGGGGCTGGATGAGCGCATCACCACCGACGGCGCGGTCTGGTACCTGCTCTACCTCTCCAACTTCTACCAGCTCTGGGTGGACACGACGCACCCCATCCTGGGCGTGGTGTGGTCGCTGGCCATCGAGGAGCAGTTCTACATCGTCTGGCCGTTCCTCATCGCCGCCGTCTCGTACAAGGGGGCCATCCGCCTGTGCCTGGGCACCATCGCCCTGGCGGTGCTGGTGCGCGTGGGGCTCACGCTCGCGGGCGCCAGCGAGGAGAGCACGTACGTGGTGACGCTCTGCCGCGTGGACTCGCTCGCGCTGGGCGCGCTGCTGTCGCTGGTGATGCGTCACCCGGAGGGGCTGGGGCTCTCCGCCTTCCCGTGGATGCGCTGGGCGCCGCTGTTGGCGCTGCCCATCGTCGTGGCGGCCATCGCGCTGCCGGTGGGGCCGGCCTTCAAGACGGTGGTGCGCACGGGCGGCTACACCGCGGTGGGCATCCTCTACACGGTGCTCGTCTATCGGGTGGTGACGGCCAGGCCGGGCAGCCTGCTGAACCGCGTCTTCTCCAGCCGCATGCTGCTGCTGTACGGCAAGTACAGCTATGCAATCTACCTGGTGCACTCGCCGCTGGACGCCATCCTCCGGCGCACCGTGCTGAAGACGCCTTTCCCGCACGTTGCGGGCTCGGACTTCCCCGTGCAGCTCCTTTTCTACGCGGTGTCCCTGTCGCTCTCGTTGGGGCTCGCGCTGGTGAGCTGGAACGTCTTCGAGAAGCACTTCCTGAAGCTCAAGGACCTCTTCCCGTACAGCCCGCCGGCGGTGACCTCCGCGCCTGCGGCCGGGGTGCCTGGCGGGGCTGACGGCGCCGCGAGTCCCGCCGAGGCTCCGCCCATCAGCCGCGCTGGATGA
- a CDS encoding S8 family serine peptidase: MKRWVWLGVLGGVMACTKVPGNKPVEPENVCPGTEEYSLSSPLSSQKAQPREDGTEAVLITYRPRAGVSAKASVEAFADEATRMGAEVNHRFASINTVAARVTPETRAALARNPDVLRVEPDRPVHAFSLPTSVLPSLVSGAAPNTSGSTGEYTQGLRQVQAPLVWDVNNDGVLDTNAPTGSSVTVCVIDSGWDNRHPELAAAYAGGKDFIDNDEEPLDQGKVNGVLVWGGGHGTHTAATIAAQLGAGAHVRPGEEPNGVVGVAPTVKLLIARVLNTNGDGSTSAVIAAMDWCIARGANIASLSLGSSERSDAEELVFNRAHAAGMVSVAATGNRGTPNPSYPAAYSTVIGVGAVDFNGERASFSQYGPFVKLVGPGVGVLSATIMGGAPYADIQSAGTRYPSEPLEYTAVGAYTGKLVHCGQGERVAACGEGATCDGFVALVDRGGGILFQEKALNAIRAGAKAIIIGNNITEDGAGNFTLTDPEDYWVPTTSVTLASANTFRGMVGQQVTVDVTGLDYMRQSGTSMATPHVAGVAALVWSACRTLNNEQVADVLLESAADLGDKGRDDRFGYGLVQAKRAVDLALQRCPPPPPAPAP; the protein is encoded by the coding sequence ATGAAGCGTTGGGTCTGGCTGGGGGTGCTCGGAGGGGTGATGGCATGTACCAAGGTGCCAGGCAACAAGCCCGTCGAGCCCGAGAACGTCTGTCCGGGGACCGAGGAGTATTCGCTCTCGAGTCCTCTTTCATCCCAGAAGGCGCAGCCGCGGGAGGATGGCACGGAGGCCGTGCTCATCACCTACCGTCCTCGCGCGGGCGTCAGCGCCAAGGCCAGCGTGGAGGCCTTCGCCGACGAGGCCACGCGCATGGGGGCCGAGGTGAACCACCGCTTCGCCAGCATCAACACCGTGGCCGCTCGGGTGACGCCCGAGACGCGCGCGGCGCTGGCGCGCAACCCCGACGTGCTGCGCGTGGAGCCCGACCGCCCGGTGCACGCGTTCTCCCTGCCCACGAGCGTGCTGCCCTCGCTGGTGTCCGGCGCGGCGCCCAACACGAGCGGCTCCACGGGTGAGTACACCCAGGGCCTGCGGCAGGTGCAGGCCCCGCTCGTCTGGGACGTCAACAACGACGGCGTGCTGGACACGAACGCGCCCACGGGCTCGAGCGTCACCGTCTGCGTCATCGACAGCGGCTGGGACAACCGTCACCCGGAGCTCGCCGCGGCGTACGCGGGCGGCAAGGACTTCATCGACAACGACGAGGAGCCCCTGGACCAGGGCAAGGTGAACGGCGTGCTGGTCTGGGGCGGCGGGCACGGCACGCACACGGCCGCCACCATCGCGGCGCAGCTGGGCGCGGGCGCGCACGTGCGCCCCGGCGAGGAGCCCAACGGTGTCGTGGGCGTGGCGCCCACCGTGAAGCTGCTGATTGCCCGGGTGCTCAACACCAACGGCGACGGCAGCACGTCCGCGGTCATCGCGGCCATGGACTGGTGCATCGCCCGGGGCGCGAACATCGCCTCGCTGTCGCTGGGCTCGTCGGAGCGCTCGGACGCGGAGGAGCTGGTCTTCAACCGGGCCCACGCCGCGGGCATGGTCTCCGTCGCCGCCACGGGCAACCGGGGCACTCCGAATCCCTCCTATCCCGCGGCCTATTCCACGGTGATTGGCGTGGGCGCGGTGGACTTCAACGGCGAGCGGGCGTCCTTCTCTCAGTATGGCCCGTTCGTGAAGCTGGTGGGCCCGGGCGTGGGCGTGCTGAGCGCGACCATCATGGGCGGCGCCCCCTACGCGGACATCCAGTCCGCCGGCACGCGATACCCCTCCGAGCCGCTGGAGTACACCGCTGTCGGCGCCTATACGGGGAAGCTGGTGCACTGCGGCCAGGGCGAGCGCGTCGCCGCGTGCGGCGAGGGCGCGACGTGTGACGGCTTCGTGGCGCTGGTGGACCGGGGCGGGGGCATCCTGTTCCAGGAGAAGGCGCTCAACGCCATTCGCGCGGGGGCCAAGGCCATCATCATCGGCAACAACATCACCGAGGACGGGGCGGGCAACTTCACGCTCACCGACCCGGAGGACTACTGGGTGCCGACGACGTCCGTCACGCTCGCCTCCGCCAACACCTTCCGGGGCATGGTGGGCCAGCAGGTGACGGTGGACGTCACGGGTCTGGACTACATGCGCCAGTCCGGCACGTCCATGGCCACGCCGCACGTCGCGGGCGTCGCGGCGCTGGTGTGGAGCGCGTGCCGCACGCTCAACAACGAGCAGGTCGCGGACGTGCTGCTCGAGAGCGCGGCGGACCTGGGCGACAAGGGGCGCGACGACCGGTTCGGCTACGGCCTGGTGCAGGCCAAGCGGGCGGTGGACCTGGCGCTCCAGCGCTGCCCGCCGCCGCCGCCGGCTCCGGCACCCTGA